The Phoenix dactylifera cultivar Barhee BC4 unplaced genomic scaffold, palm_55x_up_171113_PBpolish2nd_filt_p 001227F, whole genome shotgun sequence genome includes a window with the following:
- the LOC103699858 gene encoding protein JINGUBANG-like, producing the protein MPLSHGCLPRSSPSAAEDPTSSTAADPTVPPPPSPRTRHVSSCTAFDYSSNSDGSAATSSTVDSTSPITLPSLLGPPPFSASFACLSTLHTPDGAPTAVAVAAPSLLYSASAAEISIYDLASLRRLDSFPAAPASGSVKSVAFSPDGRAFTAHQDGRIRAWNRSARSGRYHLVASLPTAADRLRRLALPSNYITVRRHKKLLWIQHADAVSAVAASGSLLYSVSWDKTLKIWRTSDLRCIESVAAHEDAVNAVAVAGDGTVFTGSADRRIRVWGRSAGEKGRHGLVATLEKHRSAVNALAVSGDGAVLYSGACDRSILVWEKEDSANFMAVAGRLRGHRKAILCLACAGDLVFSGSSDRTVRIWRRGGEGRGYSCLGVLEGHVSGVRSVAAVRVPPEAAAAVAEREGEGEEEYRVCSGSLDGEVRVWRVRIWSRNQRGMEAEEALL; encoded by the coding sequence ATGCCGCTATCCCACGGCTGCCTGCCCCGCTCGTCTCCCTCAGCCGCAGAAGACCCCACCTCCTCCACTGCCGCTGACCCAACCGTCCCTCCTCCTCCGTCACCTCGGACCCGCCACGTATCCTCATGCACCGCCTTCGACTACAGCTCCAACTCCGACGGCTCCGCCGCCACCTCCTCCACCGTCGACTCCACCTCCCCCATCACTCTCCCCTCCCTCCTAGGACCCCCTCCCTTCTCCGCCTCCTTCGCCTGCCTCTCCACTCTCCACACCCCCGACGGCGCACCCACCGCCGTCGCCGTTGCAgccccctccctcctctactccgCCTCCGCTGCGGAGATCTCCATATACGACCTCGCCTCCCTCCGCCGCCTCGACTCCTTCCCCGCCGCCCCCGCCTCCGGCTCCGTCAAGTCCGTCGCCTTCTCCCCCGACGGCCGCGCCTTCACCGCCCACCAGGACGGCCGCATCCGCGCCTGGAACCGCTCCGCCCGCTCGGGCCGCTACCACCTCGTCGCCTCCCTCCCTACTGCCGCCGACCGCCTCCGCCGCCTCGCCCTTCCCTCCAACTACATCACCGTCCGCCGCCACAAGAAGCTCCTTTGGATCCAGCACGCCGACGCCGTCTCCGCCGTTGCCGCCTCCGGCAGCCTCCTCTACTCCGTCTCTTGGGATAAGACCCTCAAGATCTGGCGCACCTCCGACCTCCGCTGCATCGAATCCGTGGCGGCGCATGAGGACGCCGTGAACGCCGTTGCCGTCGCCGGCGACGGGACCGTCTTCACGGGGTCGGCGGATCGGAGGATTAGGGTATGGGGGCGGTCGGCTGGGGAGAAGGGGCGGCACGGGCTGGTGGCGACGCTGGAGAAGCACCGGTCCGCGGTGAACGCGCTCGCAGTGAGCGGCGACGGGGCGGTGCTGTACTCGGGGGCCTGCGACCGTTCGATCTTGGTGTGGGAGAAGGAAGATAGCGCGAATTTTATGGCGGTCGCGGGGAGGCTGCGAGGACACCGGAAGGCAATCCTGTGTCTCGCGTGTGCGGGGGATTTGGTGTTCAGCGGTTCTAGTGATCGGACGGTGAGGATttggaggaggggaggggaggggagggggtaTAGTTGTCTTGGGGTCTTGGAGGGTCACGTGAGCGGGGTGAGGTCGGTGGCCGCGGTGCGGGTGCcgccggaggcggcggcggcggtggcggagagggagggagaaggggaggaagagtACCGGGTTTGTAGTGGGAGTTTGGACGGAGAGGTGAGGGTTTGGCGGGTTCGGATTTGGAGTCGCAATCAAAGAGGAATGGAAGCCGAAGAAGCTTTGTTGTAG